The following nucleotide sequence is from Mycobacterium sp. 3519A.
CGGAACCTGATAGGCGCCTTCCTCGAAGAGGCTTTGCGGTACGAGCCCCCATTCCGGGGTCATTACAGGCACGTCGTTGCTGACACGGCCCTCGCCGGCGTCGCGTTGCCCGCGGGGTCACGCCTGCTTCTGCTCTGGGGTGCCGCCAATCGAGATCCTTCTCAATTCGTGTGTCCCAACGAATTTCGACTGGACCGACCGCATGGAAAAGGTCATCTCACCTTTGGCAAAGGTGCGCATTTCTGCGTCGGTGCAGCACTGGCCAGACTGGAAGGCCAGATCGTGCTGGAAATGCTGCTCGACCGTACCCGATGGATTGATACGGCTGACACCGGACGATGGCTGCCCAGCATCCTCGTGCGGCGTCTCGAGCGACTGGAGCTGGCTGTCACGTGAGTGTTCCGACGAGCAACGATCTCGCTGCGCATTACGAACTGGCCCAGGCGAAGGCGCGCTACTGCCGGCTCCTCGACACCAAAGACTGGGCGTCGCTGGCTGACTTGCTGACAGCTGACATGGAATTCGACCTGAGCGACGGCAGTTCCGACGTAGCGCCGATCGTCGGCCGGGAGAATGTGCTGGCGGCTGTTCAGTCGTCGGTCGCTGGAGCCAAGACTGTCCATCAGATCCACGCACCTGAAATCGATCTGAATGGTGATGAAGCGCATGCCATCTGGGCCGTGCAAGAACGGGTCGTTTGGGACAACGGCACGTCGCTGACAGCGTTCGGTCACTATCACGATCGTTGGGTGCGAATCGATGGCAAGTGGAAGATCGCAGCGCTGCGGCTCACTCATCTGGTGATGGACTTCGGATAGCGACCATCACCCGCCGGCTTCGACCGCGTGGCGCTACATCGCTGTGCGGCTGTCATGCCCCATCGATGCGGGATCTCGGTCGAATTCGCGGACCATCGCCTGAACGACATACGACGCGGCCAGTCGGCCACCGCGCGTGAATACCAGGCCGTCACCCTGTACCAACCCGCGACCCGACCAGAACGCCCGGTTTGCGTACAGTAGCCAGTCGGTGACATCGACCTCTTCATGAAATGCTATGGTGGCCTTCATGATTCCCGTCGACAAGCTGCGGTGAGCGCGCGCTTCACCGAAGCCCCGATGCGGGAGCATCCCGGCGGCAATTGTCCAATGCGTTGTGGACTGAGCCAGCAACCCCGCATGGAGATAGGGCTCGTCGGGTGCGTCCCGGAACCGAACCCACGCGTTGATCTCCGGCGGCCCGACCCGATCTGGATTTGGATCGTAGGCGCCATCGACCACTCGGATTTCGCGGCCAGTCATCCCGAAGCCCGCGAAGGGCTCGGCGTCTTCAGGCGGGGGAGTGTCGGGCATTGCTACGGCGTGACCTATGACGTCAGAGGCCCCGGCATCACAGAGCAGGATGCCTGCGCTACGCAACGCTCCACCCTGAGTCGCCCGCACTTCGGCGGTCGAGAAGGTCCGTCCACTGCGCAACATCTCGACCGAAACATCCACTGGGGCGTCGAACGAGGCGGCCTTCATGAACACCATCGAGGCCGAGGTGACACGTTGCTGTGGAACGGTCTTCGACACCGCGACGATGGCCTCAGCCAGCAGCTGACCTCCTTCGACGACATTGCGCCGGGTGGGCCCGTGTGCGGGCCCCGTGTAGCGCCCTTCGCTTGCAGGTTCCACGTCGATCAAACGCAGCAGCTCACTGGCGTCACCCCAGAGCGGAAAGGTCGCAGGCACTGCCGTTCCGTCCGGCCAGCGCTCGACGACGACCACGCGCAAGTCGCGGTCGTAGAAGGACACGTAGCCCGCCAGTCCGGCCACCTCGGGCAGTGGTGTCGGGTACGCCCAGACGACGTTGGCGATCTCATGCCCGTGCCCAGCCAGGTTCCAATATGACGCACGGCCCTTGAAGGGGCACACGGTGGTGTGGTCGGTGGCGTTG
It contains:
- a CDS encoding nuclear transport factor 2 family protein; translated protein: MSVPTSNDLAAHYELAQAKARYCRLLDTKDWASLADLLTADMEFDLSDGSSDVAPIVGRENVLAAVQSSVAGAKTVHQIHAPEIDLNGDEAHAIWAVQERVVWDNGTSLTAFGHYHDRWVRIDGKWKIAALRLTHLVMDFG
- a CDS encoding DUF427 domain-containing protein, whose translation is MTTQVESAWPTHPDYRIELTPATYTGQVWLDDNLLAQSDRCLVVTETDHVDRLYFPESDVDWSVFNATDHTTVCPFKGRASYWNLAGHGHEIANVVWAYPTPLPEVAGLAGYVSFYDRDLRVVVVERWPDGTAVPATFPLWGDASELLRLIDVEPASEGRYTGPAHGPTRRNVVEGGQLLAEAIVAVSKTVPQQRVTSASMVFMKAASFDAPVDVSVEMLRSGRTFSTAEVRATQGGALRSAGILLCDAGASDVIGHAVAMPDTPPPEDAEPFAGFGMTGREIRVVDGAYDPNPDRVGPPEINAWVRFRDAPDEPYLHAGLLAQSTTHWTIAAGMLPHRGFGEARAHRSLSTGIMKATIAFHEEVDVTDWLLYANRAFWSGRGLVQGDGLVFTRGGRLAASYVVQAMVREFDRDPASMGHDSRTAM